atataatttcaacgGCAAAAATATCTGTTGGAAACAAATTCTTGAAACCATAAAACTCCTTGAACTTTTTAATGACATTAAATGCTCTAAATTTACATAAGAAAATCCACCAAACAAGAAAGGAACATATTCgcaaagaataaaataaaatcatacagCAATTCAcaatgaatcaaacaaaagCATCTTCCAGTAGAGAAGGAGATTGAAAATTAGACGTTGTGGGAGTTGTCGGGCTTGGTGCAAGGAGACAAGGGCGGAGAGGAGGCTGCGGAGATGATTGCACCGGGAGGTGGAGCAGGAGCTCCATACACCTGAGGATTTGTATGGATCTCACGACGGCCACGAGATTTGCCAAGAAAGTAGCAGCCGAATCCGAGAAGAAGGCAGAAGAAAATTAGAGGAAGAGATATGACCACCACCAACCCCATCGATCTTGAGATCTAGCTGCTGTCTTCTTTctgattaatcttttttttttttttttttcttggactCTTGGTTTTGGTCTGATTCTATTTCATTAcagatatatttatatgtatgatTCAGTGGGAGGCCCTGGAAGAATCTGATGCTGTCCGGTCCGCAACGTTTGTCTTTAAAGCTTAACGTTCGAATCTCAAcggtaatttatatttttttgtgggGTTCTTTTCTCACTTTTAGTTTTTGTGTGAATAAACGTGTTTTATGAAAAAGAGTAGCTtggaatttaagatgaataacTACTTCTCTAGAATAATAAGCTTATTCATGAAAAACTTACAATATGAGATACTTTCTCATCCTCTATTTACACTCGGAAATACTTCCAACTTGTGtagtatttttttgttgtgaTTTCTCTGAAATGTCTTTTTAactaaacaaaccaaatatttatttttaatcaattaagtattttttttatttatatccaATTTTCTACTTTACTCTTTGCTCTTCTGTCGAGAAACAATCCTAAATAACTACATACTAATTCTTCAACAACTGACGGCAAAGTGtagaatctaaaaatatttttacaaaccATAATCCACTTTTGTCTCTCCTTCTCTATTGACAACAAGGTCTATTACTGGCCGTATGGAAACTTCATGGACAAGAGAGATAGTAAGATCAAGGAGAAGCTCGTGAGCGTGAAGCATTCCACAGAGGTGAAAGCATTCGACAAACAAACCACCATTGTGAAGCAGAGAGGAAGAAGGTGGAGGTTAAGCTACAAGTGGCGAGCATTGAGAAGCTGATGGAAGAAACCATTAAAGCTCTTCGTTCTCAAATCGATGCTCTTAATCAAAACATTGTCAACGCTTACGTCTTTGAAAAAAACAGAATTCTTTATTGCTCGGTCTTTTTCGTACTCTTTTACAAGTAATTAAGATGGAAAatttctctgtctctctcttttGGATTGTTCGTTTCTAGTTTCAAATAAAATAGCTTTATTTGTAATTTAGTGGATAACAATTTACTGACCACAACCACTATTGTCTATCAAATTGTCGACCACATCCACAAGACTATCCAATTCATGCCCACATCCACAAGTTTTCGAAGAGACGATTGAACATTTACTCCCAAACACAACTAAACCACAACTATCATGACCACAAATTTTGGGCATACCAACACCATTGTCCACGCTCCTGTCAACTAATTTCACTAACCACGACAATTATGCGTCCATAACCATGCCTTTCACTACATCAAAATTCCTGACCACAACTGCTTCCTGCCGCACACAATTCAACCACAACTACCTTAACCACAACTTAGACACCAACCATCAGATCAATcttaagataaaaaaatctatcgGCTGTGCTAAAAGCTCAGAGCTCCGTAAATCTGACACATATTAATTATAAACCTACGTTACTGCTTTTAGTAGCGATGTACTTCTTTTAACAATAGCCGTCGGATCCCTTTCAAAAATAACTAAATCTAACGGCTCGCCATAAAGCCCACTGTCTCATGCACCTACCCATTAATTTCAACCGGACAATCTAACTAGATACTCAAACCTAGTTCCTTCGACCCTTATTTCTTAACTACGAAGTCCATCCCCTCCAACGAAGGGGCTTTTTTGGAAGAGAAAATGATAAAgtaagtcacaaagtacttctcaAGTCCAGAGTAGTAAAAGTAACCTTCTATGTAAACAACTCCTTATTCATTCTAATGCAAATAAATATAGATCTATTTGAAGAAATAAATCTTACTATTATAGttctattaattttataacttCTTTGTATTACTTTTAATACACCGGCAATCTCAATCGGCCAGATCGTATTCGACCCATATAGCTTTTATCCCAATTTTATTTGGGCCTTGTTACAGGcctctttcttgaaatgaaaagatagtcataaaaaaaaaaccaaattcaaataaatatatttatgtatgatCCGATATTGAACAGATTATTGGTAAACTGATCCAAACCCGATAGTAATCCAAATTGCAAGTTATAGAAAAGATAAAACTCAGGAGAAGAGAAAGAGCCTAACTTCTTAGAGAAGACCAAAACCACCTCTAAGAGCAAGGACCAGATGAAGAACAGAGCCTCCGTCAATATTGTAGTCCTTTGCCGTTTTGTCATCAGCTAGCTGTTTTCCGGCGTAGATGAGCCTGCAAACAATTCATGAGAGAGATTTATATgcatccaaaaacaaaaaaaactcatgcgAATCAGTGTTATATATAACAGATTAGAAAGGGAGATGCGATTTTCACAACAGATTTTTATTtcactaaaacataaataaccAAAGTTGCATACTGAAATAAACCGGACAAAATCCAAATGATCTGAGACAAATTGCAGTGAGACAAGCACAGGGCCGGACCTGAATAGAAGCTAATAAAGCATTTGCTTTAGGGCCCGtgacaatatatataatttttgggCCAACATAATTGAAATCTCATATAG
This region of Brassica napus cultivar Da-Ae chromosome C5, Da-Ae, whole genome shotgun sequence genomic DNA includes:
- the BNAC05G25270D gene encoding uncharacterized protein BNAC05G25270D, yielding MGLVVVISLPLIFFCLLLGFGCYFLGKSRGRREIHTNPQVYGAPAPPPGAIISAASSPPLSPCTKPDNSHNV